In Opitutus sp. ER46, a single genomic region encodes these proteins:
- a CDS encoding metallophosphoesterase, which produces MASFTPRDPDTAALLSRRDAVKTLGLGALFSLGLWPGALRAAGTPPPAGKFTFIAINDTHYLSPECGPWLEKVTGLIAPEKPDFVLHIGDVCDKGLKAQHLAVRDIFARLQVPMYPVIGNHDWTTQTDRSAYEEVFPNRINYTFEHAGWQFVGLDSSEGLRWHDTKIGDATFAWLDANLPKLDRQRPLVLFTHFPLIDGPSLRPITDKTNARMQPANANALLERFRDFNLQAVFNGHFHGYKEATFGAATITTNRCCALKRFNFDGTKEKGFFVCTAADGRVTRRFVEVKAEGSEG; this is translated from the coding sequence ATGGCTTCATTCACCCCCCGCGACCCGGATACCGCCGCTTTGCTTTCCCGCCGTGACGCCGTGAAGACCCTCGGTCTCGGCGCGCTGTTCAGTCTCGGGCTCTGGCCCGGCGCCCTGCGTGCCGCGGGCACGCCGCCGCCCGCCGGCAAGTTCACGTTCATCGCGATCAACGACACGCACTACCTATCCCCGGAGTGTGGCCCGTGGCTGGAGAAAGTGACGGGGCTCATCGCGCCGGAGAAGCCGGACTTCGTCCTCCACATCGGCGACGTGTGCGACAAGGGCCTGAAGGCGCAGCACCTCGCGGTGCGCGACATCTTCGCCCGGCTGCAGGTGCCGATGTATCCGGTCATCGGGAACCACGACTGGACGACGCAGACGGATCGCAGCGCGTACGAGGAAGTCTTCCCAAATCGCATCAATTACACGTTCGAGCACGCCGGCTGGCAGTTCGTCGGGCTCGATTCGTCGGAGGGCTTGCGCTGGCACGACACGAAGATCGGCGACGCCACCTTCGCCTGGCTCGATGCGAACCTGCCGAAGCTCGACCGCCAGCGGCCGCTGGTGCTGTTCACGCATTTCCCGCTGATCGACGGCCCGTCGCTGCGACCGATCACCGACAAGACCAATGCCCGCATGCAGCCGGCCAACGCCAACGCGCTGCTGGAGCGGTTCCGCGACTTCAACCTGCAGGCTGTCTTCAACGGCCACTTCCACGGCTACAAGGAGGCAACCTTTGGCGCGGCGACGATCACCACGAACCGCTGCTGCGCCCTGAAGCGCTTCAATTTCGACGGGACGAAGGAGAAGGGCTTCTTCGTCTGCACCGCCGCCGACGGCCGCGTGACGCGCCGGTTCGTGGAAGTGAAAGCTGAAGGAAGCGAAGGCTGA
- a CDS encoding RibD family protein produces MKRPHVVCHMMGSIDGRIVTERWALTPAAEKQYEAVHALHRVDAWMCGRKTFQGDFMEQPRDAKFGRAAKVPPVDFIAPEQLRRKGEKVVYAVAVDPAGRIRWDNNVMRGDRFVVITTQQAPSGYLADLRAKSISYLVAGKKEVDFGAALERLHRIFGIRKLALEGGGGINGSVLAAGLVDEISLLLCAQIDGDRCSPTVFDLPVGREDKLGTTLKLLSVQKRPGDVVWLRYRVQQNP; encoded by the coding sequence ATGAAACGTCCTCACGTTGTCTGTCACATGATGGGATCGATCGACGGCCGGATCGTCACAGAGCGCTGGGCGCTCACGCCCGCCGCCGAGAAACAGTACGAAGCCGTGCATGCGCTGCACCGGGTCGACGCCTGGATGTGCGGCCGGAAGACCTTTCAAGGCGACTTCATGGAACAGCCCCGGGACGCGAAGTTCGGCCGCGCCGCCAAGGTGCCGCCGGTTGACTTCATCGCGCCGGAGCAATTGCGCCGCAAAGGCGAGAAGGTCGTCTACGCCGTTGCCGTCGACCCCGCGGGCCGGATTCGCTGGGACAACAACGTCATGCGTGGGGACCGTTTCGTGGTGATCACGACACAGCAGGCACCGTCCGGCTACCTCGCCGACCTGCGCGCCAAGTCGATCTCGTACCTGGTCGCAGGCAAGAAGGAGGTCGACTTCGGCGCCGCGCTCGAGCGCCTGCACCGCATCTTCGGCATCCGCAAACTGGCACTCGAAGGTGGCGGCGGCATCAACGGCTCGGTCCTCGCCGCCGGCCTCGTCGACGAAATCAGCCTGCTGCTCTGCGCCCAGATCGATGGCGACCGCTGCAGCCCGACCGTCTTTGACCTGCCCGTCGGCCGCGAGGACAAGCTCGGCACCACGCTGAAACTCCTGTCCGTCCAGAAGCGTCCCGGCGACGTCGTTTGGCTCCGCTACCGCGTGCAGCAAAATCCCTAG
- a CDS encoding serine hydrolase, with amino-acid sequence MRTSHLLGSLFLLLVATLAAAKPPADLQAKVDAFAAGGPGGVAVAWIDRDGVTFATAGQFAADDARPITPDTVFEIGSVTKVFTAILLAESERQGKVSRQDPAAKYLLPPDDAAQAALAKITLLSLTTHTSGLPRLSSNFTTGHTADPYAGYDRAALVEALRRDGPGAPAGAKLAYSNFGVAVLGEALAAAWGQPYAQVLRAQVLEPMGLKTTTLGLAGEPAPTDFAPPHEHGRRGAPWTFEAYAPAGALRSTARDLAAFVAACAGLAETPLRAAIDATLVPQRVNADSGEKIGLGWFVVPAEGRTVFSHGGRTGGTQAFVAFERPAGRGVVLLSTRGQDPAGWVLPLLDVKRPGAAPSALQDAESYVGRYPLTPQFAIDITAAHGALLAQATGQGKLALRESKPDRFSVVDVPAEISFERDAAGKVVALVLHQNGLDQRGARQALPAAPREITLRAEVLREYAGAYPLAPTFVLTVTEEQGALFVQATGQPKFPVFATAKDEFFYKVVDARLSFQRDATGKVSGIVLHQGGRDLPGPRQAR; translated from the coding sequence ATGCGCACGTCACACCTCCTCGGCTCCTTGTTCCTGCTGCTCGTCGCGACGCTCGCCGCCGCCAAACCCCCGGCGGATCTGCAGGCCAAGGTGGACGCGTTCGCGGCCGGCGGGCCGGGCGGCGTGGCGGTCGCCTGGATTGATCGCGATGGCGTCACGTTCGCCACCGCCGGGCAGTTCGCGGCGGATGACGCGCGGCCGATCACGCCCGACACCGTGTTCGAGATCGGATCGGTGACGAAGGTTTTCACCGCGATCCTGCTCGCCGAGAGTGAGCGGCAGGGGAAGGTGTCTCGCCAGGATCCGGCGGCGAAGTACCTGCTGCCGCCCGACGATGCGGCGCAGGCGGCGCTGGCAAAGATCACGCTGCTCTCGCTCACGACGCACACCTCCGGCTTGCCGCGCCTGTCCAGCAACTTCACGACCGGGCACACCGCCGACCCCTACGCGGGCTACGATCGGGCGGCGCTCGTCGAAGCGTTGCGACGCGACGGTCCCGGCGCGCCAGCCGGGGCCAAGCTCGCGTATTCGAATTTCGGTGTCGCCGTGCTCGGCGAGGCGCTGGCGGCGGCCTGGGGGCAGCCCTATGCGCAGGTGCTGCGGGCGCAGGTGCTGGAGCCGATGGGACTGAAGACGACCACGCTGGGCCTGGCGGGAGAACCGGCGCCGACGGATTTCGCGCCGCCGCATGAGCACGGTCGCCGCGGGGCGCCCTGGACGTTTGAGGCGTATGCACCGGCGGGAGCCCTGCGCAGCACCGCGCGAGACCTCGCGGCCTTTGTCGCCGCCTGTGCCGGACTCGCCGAGACGCCGCTGCGCGCGGCGATCGACGCGACGCTCGTGCCGCAGCGGGTCAACGCCGACTCCGGGGAGAAAATTGGGCTGGGCTGGTTCGTGGTCCCGGCGGAGGGACGCACGGTGTTTAGTCACGGGGGCCGGACGGGTGGCACGCAGGCGTTCGTCGCCTTCGAGCGCCCGGCGGGCCGGGGCGTGGTGTTGCTCTCGACGCGCGGTCAGGACCCCGCAGGGTGGGTGCTTCCGCTGCTGGACGTGAAACGGCCCGGCGCCGCGCCGAGCGCGCTCCAGGACGCGGAGAGCTATGTCGGCCGGTATCCGCTCACGCCCCAGTTCGCCATCGACATCACGGCCGCTCATGGCGCGCTCTTGGCGCAGGCGACGGGCCAGGGGAAGCTCGCGTTGCGCGAGTCGAAGCCCGACCGCTTCTCCGTGGTCGACGTGCCGGCGGAAATTTCCTTTGAACGCGACGCCGCGGGCAAGGTTGTCGCGCTCGTGTTGCATCAGAACGGGCTCGACCAGCGCGGCGCGCGGCAGGCGCTCCCGGCGGCTCCGCGTGAGATCACGCTCCGGGCCGAGGTCCTGCGGGAGTACGCGGGGGCGTATCCGCTCGCACCAACATTTGTCCTGACCGTCACCGAGGAGCAGGGCGCGCTGTTCGTGCAGGCGACGGGCCAGCCGAAGTTCCCGGTGTTCGCCACGGCGAAAGACGAGTTTTTCTACAAGGTCGTCGACGCGCGGCTCTCGTTCCAGCGCGACGCGACGGGCAAAGTCAGCGGCATCGTCCTGCACCAGGGTGGCCGCGATCTCCCGGGCCCGCGCCAGGCGCGCTGA